The proteins below are encoded in one region of Micromonospora pisi:
- a CDS encoding GTP-binding protein — MSHRPTVGRVTSAKIVIAGGFGVGKTTLVGSVSEITPLTTEAIMTSAGVGVDDTRQVPGKTTTTVAMDFGRISIDRDLILYLFGTPGQTRFWFMWDELVRGAIGAVVLVDTRRLADCFAAIDFFEHRRLPYLVAINCFDGMQYHDPQDVRDALAISSDVPVVACDARNRESTKHVLISLVEYVLTMRRSRAVAPA, encoded by the coding sequence ATGTCGCACCGCCCGACGGTCGGGCGCGTGACATCGGCGAAGATCGTCATCGCCGGTGGGTTTGGCGTCGGCAAGACGACGCTGGTCGGCTCGGTCTCGGAGATCACGCCGTTGACCACTGAGGCGATCATGACGTCCGCCGGTGTCGGCGTCGATGACACGCGACAGGTGCCGGGTAAGACGACCACCACGGTCGCCATGGACTTCGGTCGTATCTCGATTGACCGGGATCTGATCCTTTACCTGTTCGGCACCCCGGGCCAGACACGTTTCTGGTTCATGTGGGACGAGCTGGTACGGGGAGCGATCGGGGCGGTCGTCTTGGTCGACACCCGTCGACTGGCCGACTGTTTCGCGGCGATCGACTTCTTCGAGCATCGGCGGCTGCCGTACCTGGTGGCCATCAACTGCTTCGACGGGATGCAGTACCACGACCCGCAGGACGTGCGGGACGCACTCGCCATCTCGAGTGACGTTCCGGTGGTCGCTTGCGACGCGCGTAACCGCGAGTCGACCAAGCACGTGCTGATCTCGCTGGTGGAGTACGTGCTCACCATGCGCAGGTCACGCGCGGTCGCCCCCGCCTGA
- a CDS encoding DUF742 domain-containing protein: protein MAERDEPTGALVRPYAVTRGRTRPRLDIALEALVETTARGRSAGNAKGGQGREHQYIAALCDGRLQSLAEIAARMQLPLGVARVLIADMAAEGLVAVHEPTILDDSNDAVGTELLERVLSGLRRL, encoded by the coding sequence ATGGCTGAGCGCGACGAGCCAACTGGCGCGCTGGTCAGGCCATACGCCGTCACCCGCGGAAGGACCCGGCCCCGGCTCGACATCGCCCTGGAGGCACTGGTCGAGACGACAGCGCGTGGCCGGTCCGCCGGCAACGCCAAGGGCGGCCAGGGCCGGGAGCACCAATACATCGCCGCGCTGTGTGACGGTCGGCTGCAGTCGCTCGCGGAAATCGCGGCGCGGATGCAGCTGCCGCTCGGAGTGGCCCGGGTCCTCATCGCCGACATGGCCGCGGAAGGCCTGGTCGCGGTGCACGAACCAACAATCCTGGACGACTCTAACGACGCGGTGGGCACTGAACTGCTGGAGAGGGTGCTGAGTGGACTTCGCAGGCTCTGA
- a CDS encoding roadblock/LC7 domain-containing protein encodes MTSTQDLGWLLANFADRVPGVAHAIAVSADGLLLASSRDLPRDRADQLAAIASGLVSLTQGAARCFEGGAVLQTVVEMDNGFLFLMSISDGSSFAVLAARNSDVGQVGYEMALLVDRVGDALTPAPRAAAGMLG; translated from the coding sequence ATGACATCTACGCAGGATCTTGGTTGGCTGCTTGCCAACTTCGCCGACCGGGTGCCGGGCGTCGCGCACGCGATCGCCGTCTCCGCGGACGGTCTGCTCCTCGCGTCGTCACGGGACCTTCCGCGCGACCGAGCCGACCAGCTCGCCGCCATCGCCTCCGGTCTGGTTAGCCTCACCCAGGGCGCCGCACGTTGTTTCGAGGGTGGCGCGGTTTTGCAGACCGTGGTCGAGATGGACAATGGCTTCCTGTTCCTCATGTCCATCTCGGACGGTTCGTCGTTCGCGGTGCTCGCCGCTCGCAACAGCGACGTGGGACAGGTCGGGTACGAAATGGCACTGCTCGTCGACCGGGTGGGAGACGCGCTCACGCCAGCGCCGCGGGCCGCGGCGGGGATGCTGGGCTAG